The following nucleotide sequence is from bacterium.
CCTTCCAACTGTTTTGATCTCAATTGTCTCCATAGTAACATCTCTGCACTGGTAGCTCTTTTTCTAAGGTTTTTAGCAAGAGTAATAATATTGCCCACCCATTTCACCCTCACCCTATCCCTCTCCCCTCAAGGGAGAGGGAATTTTGCTTTGTCTCCCAACTAACTGCTTAACTTAGTTTTGAGTAGTTACGATTAGACATACCTGTCCCTGATTTAATCAGGGATCACAAATCTAAAATCCCTGATTGATTACTCCTCTAATTTTATCAGAGAGGCCTCAAATACTTCCCCTGATCCGCTACACCAACTCTTCTATTGTCTTACAGACATAATATATATCATTTTTAGAGTTAAGGGTAGAACTCGGCAAACAAAGGCCTTTATCGTAAATATGGTAAGAATTCTGATAAGCAGCTTGCTTATATTGCTTATAAGGAGGAAACTCCACCAGAGGCATAAAGATTCTCCTAGTAGGGATTCCTTTCTCTTTTAACTTTCCTTGTAAAGCAGAGATATCTACCCCTTCCAAGGTAACACACGACAGCCACCAGGAGCTCTCCGCCTCCTCATATTCTTCCTGGAAGCGAATCGCCTCAACACCTTTTAACTCTTCTTTATATATATCATTAAACTCTCTTTTCGTCAACAGAAAACTATCTAATTTATCCATCTGAGCCAGTCCTAAGGCGGCTTCTATATTGGTCATTCTATAATTGAACCCTATCTCTGGATGATAGTATCCTCCAGCCTCATCTCTGGCCTGATTGACTAAGAATTTTATATGTTCTAATCTTTCTACATTATTCCCCACTACCATGCCACCGCCACCGGTGGTAATAGTCTTATTTCCATTAAAACTGAAGCATCCTAAATCTCCAAAGGTGCCGGTTTGTTTGTTTCCATAAACCGCCCCTAAACTTTCAGTGGCATCTTCTATTACATAAAGATTATTTTCTGTGGCTATTTCCATTATAGCCTTCATCTTACAGGGGTTTCCATAAAGATGAACCGGGATAATAGCCCTGGTCTTTTGGGTAATATACCTCCTAATTTCTTCGGGATCAATATTCCATGTTTCCGGTTCCACATCTACAATTACAGGCCTGGCACCTACATATAAAACAGGATTTACCGTGGCAATAAAAGTGAGGGCGGGAACTATTACCTCATCTCCCTTTCCGATACCCAGTTCATATAAGGCAATATGAATGGCTGCCGTGCCACTTTGAGTAGAAACAGCTTTTTTGGCGCCTACATATTG
It contains:
- a CDS encoding LegC family aminotransferase, whose product is MFEIFLDAPSLGEKEKEYLLQAVDTGYVSTFGPFVPRFEEKFAQYVGAKKAVSTQSGTAAIHIALYELGIGKGDEVIVPALTFIATVNPVLYVGARPVIVDVEPETWNIDPEEIRRYITQKTRAIIPVHLYGNPCKMKAIMEIATENNLYVIEDATESLGAVYGNKQTGTFGDLGCFSFNGNKTITTGGGGMVVGNNVERLEHIKFLVNQARDEAGGYYHPEIGFNYRMTNIEAALGLAQMDKLDSFLLTKREFNDIYKEELKGVEAIRFQEEYEEAESSWWLSCVTLEGVDISALQGKLKEKGIPTRRIFMPLVEFPPYKQYKQAAYQNSYHIYDKGLCLPSSTLNSKNDIYYVCKTIEELV